CTGCTTCTTGTTGCTTGAGACTAGAGCTAAATGTTCTTGCTAGAATGGGCTGCGGGAACCAGAATAGAATGGAAGCCATACAACTGGTTACTTTACTAGTTAACATGACAATATTATATAGAATATAGAGTTGATGGACAAAGAGCATAATTTTGATGGACCAGGAGCTATAAGGAAGAAAGTTCTGACATATAACTAGTTTTTTGCAGGCTTTTTCGGGATGAAGAAGGTGGAAATGGCACGGAATTGCCAGATAAGCCAGTTGCTCCTGTCCACCCATTCCACCCAAAAATGACAATTCGCCGAGGGGTGTTGGCATCTGAGTGTGCAGATGCAATGCAGCAATTTTTCCAGCTGAGGAGAaggaataaagaaaagaaagaagacccACCTCCTCCACCTGCATCCCTTCCCGTATCGCACCATCCATCAAAATTTCTTACAAAGATGCATGATATCTTCCAAGTTTTCTGTTTGTAATATGATTACTGAACCCTTTGTTTTTAGAGCTGTAAAAACCTAGTTGCAAGAGATGGCTTGTccttcaaatcaaataaaattgatattgtTGAGGGTTGATGGAATCCCTAGACTGCAAATTGTATTATCTGATGTTGAACGGCATGATTACTTAGAAAGTTAAAGAGCAACAGTTGGGGTCATTGATAGAATTGGAAGAAAGAAATGAATTGTGGCCCCCCAAAATTATGTCTTGGGTTCCTTTGACACATAATTGGCCAGCATGGTGGCAGTGTTTAAGAGTTCCTAAGAATGATATTGGTCAGAAACAGAAAATTATAAAGTAAAACTAACTACCTGTGGGGTTTACGACATAAACATGAGGTGTAATTTCGAGATGGACAAGCAtttctttttcatatatttttctatgTTGGTAATGCGGAAAATGACTGCTTGCTTACTGCAAAGATGAATTTTGCAAGATCCAGGCATAACTTTGTAGCCTAATTTCTCTCTGTACAGAAGATCTGAGATTCCAGTATCAGGAGTGTTTTTGTCATACATTTAACatgaaattccaaaaattacaggtatgtttggtaactgtttttttctcttattttgtattttcaaaaacaattttctatttttgagactaaaaagcTTGTTTGGTAACCCAAATtggatagaaaacaaaaactgttctcaaaactcaatttgtaaaggaaactgaaaacattcaaaatgctattttcagttttcaattttcaaaagttaataaaaatatacatttaatttaatgaatctgtttcatttaatgagttagcattagaattcaaatcctagtaacaacatattttagtattttctatttttttcttcaaaaaactattttttttttttttaaaatttcaactaaccaaacatgttttttatttcaaaaatatgagaaaattgttttttctttatatttcccaaaacaagtttttgaaaatagaaaacaaaaactgttaccgAACATAACCTACATCTTTTGATAAACGCTACAAATAAACTACCTGAAATTGCAAGGTACCCAAATTGACACTATTGTAAGGATTGTGTAGCTTAATTTGATAAATGGACTATGGCATTTctatcttccaaaaaaaaaaaaaaaaaaaaaaaaaaaaaggggggggtgATGGAGGGGAAGGTTCTTCCCCCAATAGGAAATCCTGAAGCTGAAGCCATGCTTTCCTCATCAAATTCAAATCTGATGGGAACTAATTACCCACGTCTAGGTCAGATGTCCGGATCAATATGGTGATAAATGATTATACATATACACATAATAAAGCGTTTGGTAAGATTTTGTTGGCACTTATTAAACGGATGTGATCTCTTAATTCACTCCGCTCCATGTTTTTCCCAAATACGCCATTTGAATTTTGTGTTCTAATAGGTGACAAAAATAATACCAATAATttctgaacttttttttttttttaaataaattttaaatagctTAAGAGGCTAGGATGGTTAGTAAATACCAGTTCAAGATTTTCCACAACGATTAAAAGGCAAGAAAATCTATACCTCCTTTGCTCCTGCAAGTCATCAAATGAGTAAACTGtaatcttttctctcttttttattttttatttttttatatttaaaaaaaaaaaaaattgttggagGACTGGCAAAATATGGGGCAGGCCCCAATTCCCCCAATGTGATACTGAAAATTGACAACTTGGAAACTACAATCAtaagatgaccaaaataaataaataaaacaaacgaTTTTACCATCTGAACTCAACAACACAATTTTTAGTAAGCTTTCCCCATATAATAATGTGAATATGAAGCTGGGGCAGTAAGTTCAGCCTTTAAAGGCCCTCTAACATGGGCCCACTAATAAGCAGTGAGAGGGTCTAAAGTTAAAATTAACAACCTTGTTTGGCAAATCATTAGAAGGGACGTAGCAATCACATGAAGACTACATCTCTCCCTCCAACATTACACCCAACCTGTATTTCACTCCCTAGAACTGTATTACTCCCTCCTTGATTAAATATAAAAGCACCAAATATTTCCTACCAATTCTCATCTCCACAGAAATGGCTACAATGTTGTGGGCTTTCTTTTTAGTTGGTCTTAGTTTTACACAACTCCTTGCCAATGTACAAGGACAAGTGGCCACACCTTCTACCTTGCCAACCACAACACCAGCTGCACCATCTACTCTGCCAACCGCAACACCGCCTCCTACTACCACACCAGCGGCCCCATCCAATTTGCCAGTTGCAACACCGCCTACAACACCATCTGCGCCATCTACATTGCCAACTGCAAAACCACCTGCTGCTACCACCCCATCTGCAGCAACCCCCCCACCTGCCACATCTCCAAAATCATCTCCATCTCCTAAAGTAGCCCCAACAATAAGCCCAACCGTCCCACCCCCTAAAATTCCACCACCACAAAGTCCACCTGTCTCAACTCCAACACAGCCACCGGTATTGCCACCATCTCTACCACCAGCTTTACCACCACCAAAAATCTCTCCCACACCAGCCAAAGCACCACCAGTGCCAGCCCCTGCAAAGCAGACACCAGTACCAGCACCGGCACCACCACCACCTACAGCAGCACCTGTACCAGCACCACTGAAGGCAGCACCAGCACCAGCTCCTGTACCAGTTACACCCGTTCCAGCACCAGTCTTGGTGCCCTCATCTGCTCCAGCACCCACCAAacacaagaagaaaagaaggcacAGACATAAGCACAAGCATCATCATGCACCAGCACCAGCACCAGCAGCTAACGTAACCAGCCCCCCAGCACCTCCTACATTGGTAGACACAGAGGAAACAACTCCAGCACCATCACCAAATGCGGTAACTTTTAATCAGTCGGATTGCCATTActattaattttccaaaattgctgagaaactattttatatatgttaaataaattttgaatatatggGGTGGCTTGATATGGATGATTTTACTTCTCACATGAAAAAATGTTTTGACTGATGCTACCACTACAAATTTGACTACATAGACCTTACAAACTAATATATcaacattttacaaaacaaaaaataattcagaaatttatttattgtgttatttatgtgacaccaatcacattcattattACATCAATATATCAGCTTTAACAAtttccaaatatttttattgactATCCCTTTCTTTCTCAACTCACAGAATGGAGGACATGCACTACATCAGCAGGTAGGAAGGTCTGGAAGGTGGATGACTACAGGATTAGCTGTTGCCATTCTGCTGGCTCTTACAGGATATAATTCCTAGAAATCTTATGTGATGATGGACCACTGATTTG
This genomic stretch from Quercus lobata isolate SW786 chromosome 3, ValleyOak3.0 Primary Assembly, whole genome shotgun sequence harbors:
- the LOC115981892 gene encoding lysine-rich arabinogalactan protein 19 yields the protein MATMLWAFFLVGLSFTQLLANVQGQVATPSTLPTTTPAAPSTLPTATPPPTTTPAAPSNLPVATPPTTPSAPSTLPTAKPPAATTPSAATPPPATSPKSSPSPKVAPTISPTVPPPKIPPPQSPPVSTPTQPPVLPPSLPPALPPPKISPTPAKAPPVPAPAKQTPVPAPAPPPPTAAPVPAPLKAAPAPAPVPVTPVPAPVLVPSSAPAPTKHKKKRRHRHKHKHHHAPAPAPAANVTSPPAPPTLVDTEETTPAPSPNANGGHALHQQVGRSGRWMTTGLAVAILLALTGYNS